A stretch of Caldalkalibacillus salinus DNA encodes these proteins:
- a CDS encoding MFS transporter — protein MVRFPSSTLKTTSISALKYPQFRKLIYGSVVVRTTDWMDLTIINWIVYQWTQSPVMLAFVNACRLLPVLLFTLPSGVMADKWDRQKLLMWTYLGLFLTSIAVAFVVSQQWAVTILLGTMMGRAIFMTVEVPVRQAFLSNVLPAAALSSGVAIQTMGIHLARMLGPAAAGILLLHIEAGHLLYILTIGPLVALIALWSMSLNPHRLQTDQDKATKQPEDRQQGNGNLSPQNRDKNDGLNANIQVTEKTSSSSSLKATFYYIKAHPMVLSVLLLAIAPMVFGFPYTTMLPLFSQALLGLGPDGFGLLLSLSSAGAILATVTLSVKQPESSGQTLLVSAFSFGLGLSFFMLFHDHIYLSILCMFFIGFVSQYYRTLSRIWLQLHVDEQYRGRVLSIALMDRGYIPLGAIFIGWIAQMYGVLTAGIFMGVGCCLSTLCLAMWRKDLWLKKGARVLEDRRGV, from the coding sequence ATGGTTAGGTTCCCCAGTTCTACTCTAAAAACAACATCAATATCAGCCTTAAAATATCCTCAGTTTCGCAAGCTGATATACGGTAGTGTTGTCGTCAGAACAACGGACTGGATGGACTTGACGATTATCAATTGGATTGTGTACCAATGGACGCAATCTCCAGTGATGCTAGCGTTCGTTAATGCATGCAGGCTATTACCGGTGTTATTGTTCACGCTACCTTCAGGCGTAATGGCAGACAAATGGGATCGTCAAAAGCTCTTGATGTGGACGTATCTAGGATTGTTTCTAACCAGCATCGCTGTAGCTTTCGTCGTGAGTCAACAGTGGGCGGTGACTATTCTGTTAGGCACTATGATGGGTCGTGCTATTTTCATGACGGTAGAAGTGCCCGTGCGTCAAGCTTTTTTGTCTAATGTTTTACCAGCCGCTGCTCTGAGTAGTGGAGTGGCGATTCAAACCATGGGCATCCACCTCGCAAGGATGTTAGGACCTGCCGCAGCAGGCATACTGTTACTTCATATTGAAGCTGGTCATTTGTTATACATCCTGACGATCGGTCCTCTTGTGGCCTTAATTGCCCTGTGGTCTATGTCATTAAACCCACATCGGTTGCAGACTGATCAGGACAAGGCGACAAAGCAACCTGAAGACCGACAACAGGGAAACGGTAACCTGTCGCCACAAAATAGAGATAAAAATGACGGTTTAAACGCTAACATCCAAGTAACTGAAAAAACATCGTCATCGTCATCGTTAAAGGCCACATTTTACTATATCAAGGCTCATCCGATGGTGCTATCCGTCCTTCTTTTAGCCATTGCGCCCATGGTGTTTGGGTTTCCGTATACCACGATGTTACCTTTGTTTTCACAAGCGTTGCTCGGTTTAGGCCCCGATGGATTCGGCCTATTACTATCCTTATCTTCAGCAGGTGCCATATTAGCCACCGTGACGCTTTCAGTGAAGCAACCTGAATCCTCTGGACAAACCTTGTTGGTGTCAGCCTTCAGCTTTGGATTAGGGTTAAGTTTCTTTATGTTGTTCCATGATCATATCTATCTGTCTATCCTGTGTATGTTTTTTATTGGATTTGTGAGTCAGTACTATCGCACTCTTAGCCGTATATGGCTGCAATTACACGTCGATGAACAGTATCGTGGGAGAGTATTAAGTATCGCTTTAATGGACCGGGGATATATTCCTCTTGGCGCTATTTTTATAGGCTGGATTGCCCAGATGTATGGTGTGCTAACAGCCGGCATCTTCATGGGAGTTGGCTGTTGTCTCTCAACGCTGTGTCTCGCTATGTGGAGAAAAGACCTATGGCTGAAAAAGGGAGCGCGAGTACTAGAAGATAGAAGAGGAGTGTAA
- a CDS encoding IucA/IucC family protein, whose protein sequence is MPTVEQHEELNHTEQYLQTHHPHMVPYFQEAIEEAQKKVLYKFAAAVLREDLNGLYTNAITVRKNNADGVVDQAEPNHMIEKPKHVLTQLEALGLRENVTYFVCDCEGGRLVFPVQTTYAYRRFVLSDDVLHITEEGCHKIKTAGELLTYLQTLTTPSAAQLYEELCNATANLALAIAEFHAECASIQAGRRPLSTGIQTALDYALAQSVEDPTWSKTTFFEQLCVEGHQLHPCAKTKTKLSPGDVLRYSPEFHQPFSIRFVALRKDYLLSHELQLNGLADAFPEIENRYHLLMREKGYDPTSYQWLPVHEWQYKHALQDIYTEELREDILVPLDELQLEGRATSSFRTLVPIGVGTPSLKLAVNSQMTSTVRSISTQTAMNAVPFTRLISDILAHESHLDTFKPIYEVAGYSFRSEREDQSRNLSVVLRENVDKQLADDQLAIVGCSLYSLSPVSGKPIIAELLDTYCAHLQRERHEGLISFFNEYLSHLLPGVLTLLTKYGIALEGHLQNSVPVFRQGQPVGLYFRDWGGARIYIPRLKRQGYDADFYSDSVTVTYNRDEMWDKAYYTVFQNHIGELIVQLCEYTGVAEDVLWEIVRARCDQCFQALIREGYEQAKDDAARLYEPMVKHKALTTMRLKPDEGYCYTQVLNPLHQVERTL, encoded by the coding sequence ATGCCAACGGTAGAGCAACATGAAGAACTGAACCATACCGAGCAATATCTTCAGACTCATCATCCACACATGGTGCCGTACTTTCAGGAAGCGATAGAAGAGGCACAGAAGAAAGTTTTATATAAGTTTGCGGCGGCCGTCCTTCGTGAAGACTTGAATGGCCTTTACACAAACGCTATAACGGTGAGGAAAAACAATGCTGATGGGGTAGTGGATCAGGCAGAACCAAACCATATGATAGAGAAACCGAAACATGTTCTGACACAATTGGAGGCATTAGGTTTGCGTGAAAACGTCACGTATTTTGTATGTGATTGTGAAGGCGGACGACTCGTTTTTCCTGTTCAGACAACCTACGCCTATCGTCGCTTTGTATTATCGGATGACGTATTACATATCACCGAAGAAGGGTGTCACAAGATTAAGACAGCAGGTGAGCTATTAACATATTTACAAACTCTAACAACGCCATCAGCGGCTCAGTTGTATGAAGAGTTATGTAATGCCACAGCCAATTTAGCGTTGGCTATAGCAGAGTTTCACGCAGAGTGTGCGTCTATACAAGCGGGTAGGCGACCTCTATCTACAGGCATTCAAACAGCACTAGATTATGCGTTAGCCCAATCTGTGGAGGACCCGACGTGGTCAAAAACCACCTTTTTTGAACAACTTTGTGTCGAAGGACATCAGCTTCACCCGTGTGCCAAAACAAAAACGAAATTAAGCCCGGGAGACGTGCTACGTTATTCCCCTGAATTTCATCAGCCATTCTCTATTCGTTTTGTTGCGCTAAGAAAAGATTATTTACTCTCTCATGAGTTGCAGCTCAACGGTTTGGCTGACGCCTTTCCAGAAATCGAAAATAGATACCATCTCCTCATGAGGGAGAAAGGATATGACCCGACCTCATATCAGTGGCTTCCTGTCCACGAGTGGCAATATAAACACGCCCTTCAGGACATTTACACTGAGGAGCTACGTGAAGATATTCTTGTACCCTTAGACGAATTGCAGCTCGAAGGTCGGGCGACGTCTTCTTTTCGAACGTTAGTGCCTATAGGTGTTGGTACACCAAGTCTGAAGTTAGCAGTCAATAGTCAAATGACGTCCACAGTACGCTCTATTTCAACCCAAACGGCAATGAATGCTGTCCCGTTTACGCGACTTATTTCAGACATACTCGCACATGAATCTCACTTAGATACGTTTAAGCCTATTTATGAGGTAGCGGGTTATAGTTTTCGATCGGAAAGAGAAGATCAATCGAGGAATTTAAGCGTTGTCCTAAGAGAGAATGTAGATAAACAACTCGCAGATGATCAGTTAGCCATTGTCGGTTGTAGTTTATATAGTCTTTCACCTGTCTCCGGCAAGCCTATCATCGCTGAATTGTTGGATACGTATTGTGCGCATTTGCAACGTGAACGACACGAGGGTTTGATCTCCTTTTTTAATGAGTACCTTTCTCACTTACTCCCAGGGGTCCTCACATTATTAACCAAATACGGGATTGCTCTTGAAGGTCACTTACAGAATAGTGTGCCTGTATTCCGTCAGGGACAACCAGTCGGATTATATTTTAGAGACTGGGGTGGCGCCCGTATTTATATACCACGTTTAAAACGACAGGGCTATGATGCTGACTTTTATTCCGATTCAGTGACGGTAACGTATAACCGAGACGAGATGTGGGACAAAGCGTACTATACGGTATTTCAAAACCATATCGGTGAACTTATTGTTCAACTATGTGAGTATACAGGTGTAGCAGAGGACGTATTGTGGGAAATCGTCAGAGCACGTTGTGACCAATGTTTCCAGGCCTTAATTAGAGAAGGTTACGAGCAAGCTAAAGATGATGCAGCTCGTTTATATGAGCCTATGGTGAAGCATAAGGCGCTAACAACAATGCGCTTAAAACCAGACGAAGGATACTGTTACACCCAAGTGCTCAATCCATTGCACCAAGTAGAAAGGACGCTTTAG
- a CDS encoding type III PLP-dependent enzyme, with protein MGMNQKLSQQVSQLIRDKERGRGICAYLYDLDKLRSHAAELKHTLPSYCRLFYAIKANPDKQIIRALEKMVDGFEVASLGEMTKVRDVTTKPMIFGAPAKKEGEIEKAAKGDLSLINVESFHDVNRIQSIACQANRKVPVIIRVNLRQNVSHSRIKMAGVATQFGVDENQVPDIIHKLIQCPNLVIRGFHFHAMSNNLDADVHLKFVQTCLLKASEWRKTYDLNIDTVNVGGGIGVNYTRSDESFDWTLFTQGLHALKQAFMDEGIELILELGRYLTAECGYYVSEVVDLKQNHDQCFALLRGGTHHLRLPAAWKMSHPFTLYPVDTWEYPFKRPQIKEESVTMAGELCTPNDVLVRDVYVDQLRVGDLVVFQLAGAYGWTISHHDFLSHPHPDIYYVGDLPN; from the coding sequence ATGGGGATGAACCAAAAGCTGTCACAGCAAGTGTCTCAGCTCATACGGGACAAGGAACGAGGACGAGGAATCTGCGCTTATCTTTATGATTTAGATAAGCTCCGCTCACATGCAGCCGAGCTTAAGCACACATTGCCGTCTTATTGTCGCCTATTCTATGCCATTAAAGCTAATCCAGATAAACAGATTATTCGGGCTTTAGAAAAAATGGTGGATGGCTTTGAAGTGGCTTCGTTAGGTGAAATGACGAAAGTAAGAGACGTCACCACAAAACCGATGATATTTGGGGCGCCAGCCAAAAAAGAGGGGGAAATCGAGAAGGCAGCAAAAGGAGACTTAAGCTTAATCAATGTCGAGAGCTTTCACGATGTGAACCGCATACAGTCTATAGCGTGTCAAGCTAACCGGAAAGTGCCGGTGATTATTCGCGTCAATTTACGGCAGAATGTCTCACATAGCCGAATCAAAATGGCTGGTGTAGCCACCCAATTTGGCGTGGATGAAAATCAAGTACCTGACATCATTCACAAGCTTATCCAGTGTCCCAATCTAGTCATACGTGGCTTCCACTTTCATGCCATGTCTAATAATTTAGACGCCGATGTCCATCTTAAGTTTGTTCAAACCTGCTTGTTAAAAGCAAGCGAATGGCGCAAGACGTATGATTTGAATATTGATACGGTGAATGTCGGTGGAGGAATCGGTGTCAATTACACTCGAAGCGATGAGTCTTTTGATTGGACATTGTTTACACAAGGGTTGCACGCACTCAAGCAGGCATTTATGGATGAAGGGATCGAACTTATACTAGAGCTAGGCCGGTATTTAACGGCAGAGTGTGGTTATTACGTGTCTGAAGTTGTTGATTTGAAACAGAATCATGACCAATGTTTTGCCTTGTTACGTGGGGGTACCCATCACTTGCGTTTACCGGCGGCATGGAAAATGAGCCATCCTTTCACCCTCTATCCTGTTGATACATGGGAATATCCTTTTAAACGCCCTCAGATAAAGGAGGAATCCGTGACAATGGCCGGAGAGTTATGTACACCGAATGATGTACTCGTAAGGGATGTGTATGTCGATCAATTAAGGGTGGGGGATCTCGTTGTGTTTCAATTAGCAGGTGCGTATGGTTGGACTATATCGCACCATGATTTCCTATCCCATCCCCACCCTGACATTTACTATGTGGGTGACCTCCCGAACTAA